In one window of Leptospira sp. GIMC2001 DNA:
- a CDS encoding DUF342 domain-containing protein, giving the protein MSVTALLSDELKELDRKETEEVEVIGESIEDCLRLAAEYFNRKIHELDYRVIKRGKKKLFFSEPFHIRVTIIPEDDILSELEGLDEKLTGGAGKLTNKDLREIIEPKDKDGFASVKIFRTGVFLTVTPPQGNGKPVKLDDIAKRLSYRGVSQVEQAKVKKIVEESSGKPVLISNQKPRPNMEASMVTDISTDQMRAMVTLIPAKPGGRDLEVQDIVNALKSIGVIYGTKEDLIKKYLDEEKFNIAFPAAEGDPPVNGKNAEVKYHVRTEKAINFREDASGRVDYKDLDLIENVVVGQLLAEKIPAQPGKMGRNLYGMLLPANDGKDLELKQGKGTILSEDRRKLTAEVNGQVLYLSGRLSVETVYRINGDVGIKTGNVTFLGSIVITGNVEDNYHVKAAGNIEIFGTVQKSVVEADGDIVVRQGITGREEARIESTGGNIVAKFIQNATVITDKDIIVQEGIMHSNLMAGGRVICRGKRAQIVGGVIQATRLIAAKIIGSQANPQTELIVGNNPKIQKQIQEYEAKRAENQTKKDQLTKTLKTLQARRESDPASFTTENAEYLKKLEAGSNKLTKRIEEYTEEIQTLTAYMEEQSAHGKVSVEKTLFGGVVLKIKNAEFTVKNEVKAKTFLEENGQIRQLPYEDPEGQKKDWRKKRGRSRVS; this is encoded by the coding sequence GTGTCGGTAACAGCACTTCTTTCTGATGAACTAAAAGAACTTGATCGAAAAGAAACTGAAGAAGTTGAAGTAATCGGTGAATCGATAGAAGATTGCCTCCGTTTAGCAGCCGAATACTTTAATAGAAAAATTCACGAATTAGATTATCGAGTTATCAAAAGAGGAAAGAAAAAACTTTTTTTCTCTGAGCCATTTCATATCCGCGTTACCATAATTCCAGAAGATGATATATTAAGTGAACTAGAAGGCTTAGATGAAAAGCTAACTGGTGGTGCAGGTAAGCTAACCAATAAAGATCTACGAGAAATCATTGAACCAAAAGATAAAGATGGATTTGCTTCGGTAAAAATTTTCCGAACGGGAGTATTTCTTACAGTTACTCCGCCTCAAGGAAATGGAAAGCCAGTTAAATTAGATGATATAGCTAAGAGACTTTCGTATCGAGGTGTATCTCAAGTTGAACAAGCAAAAGTTAAAAAAATTGTAGAAGAATCTTCAGGCAAACCAGTTTTAATATCTAACCAAAAACCAAGACCCAATATGGAAGCGAGTATGGTAACGGATATTAGCACAGATCAAATGCGTGCAATGGTTACTTTGATACCAGCAAAACCAGGTGGCCGAGACTTGGAAGTGCAAGACATTGTGAATGCTTTGAAATCTATTGGTGTGATCTACGGAACCAAAGAAGACTTAATCAAGAAATATCTTGACGAAGAGAAATTCAATATTGCGTTTCCAGCTGCAGAAGGTGACCCGCCAGTCAATGGTAAAAATGCCGAAGTGAAATACCACGTAAGAACGGAAAAGGCAATAAATTTCCGTGAAGATGCATCGGGTCGAGTTGACTATAAAGATCTTGACTTGATTGAAAACGTTGTCGTCGGGCAACTTCTTGCAGAAAAGATTCCAGCGCAACCGGGTAAGATGGGAAGAAATCTCTATGGAATGCTACTCCCAGCAAACGATGGTAAGGATCTAGAACTCAAGCAAGGAAAGGGAACTATTCTTTCTGAAGATAGACGAAAACTCACAGCTGAAGTCAATGGACAAGTTCTGTATCTTAGCGGTCGCTTGTCGGTTGAGACAGTTTATAGAATCAACGGTGACGTAGGAATCAAAACAGGTAACGTTACTTTCTTGGGATCTATTGTGATCACTGGAAATGTGGAAGACAACTATCATGTTAAGGCTGCTGGAAATATTGAAATTTTTGGAACAGTACAGAAATCAGTTGTTGAAGCAGACGGTGATATCGTAGTAAGACAAGGTATCACGGGTCGAGAAGAAGCACGTATCGAATCCACTGGCGGAAACATCGTAGCAAAATTTATTCAGAATGCAACAGTTATCACAGACAAAGATATCATTGTTCAAGAAGGAATCATGCATTCCAATCTTATGGCTGGTGGAAGGGTTATTTGTCGTGGTAAACGAGCTCAGATCGTCGGTGGAGTGATTCAAGCGACAAGGTTGATTGCAGCGAAAATTATTGGATCTCAAGCCAATCCGCAGACCGAATTGATTGTGGGCAATAACCCAAAAATTCAGAAACAGATTCAAGAATATGAAGCCAAACGCGCAGAAAACCAAACTAAGAAAGACCAACTTACCAAAACTTTAAAGACACTTCAAGCAAGAAGGGAATCCGACCCGGCATCCTTTACTACGGAAAACGCTGAATACCTGAAAAAATTAGAAGCTGGTTCTAATAAATTGACAAAACGGATTGAAGAATATACTGAAGAAATTCAAACACTCACAGCTTATATGGAAGAGCAATCTGCTCATGGAAAAGTTTCCGTTGAGAAGACTCTATTTGGTGGAGTTGTTCTAAAAATTAAAAATGCTGAATTCACAGTAAAAAATGAAGTAAAAGCCAAAACTTTTCTCGAAGAGAACGGACAGATTCGTCAGCTTCCTTATGAAGATCCCGAAGGTCAAAAAAAGGACTGGAGAAAAAAACGAGGTCGTTCTAGAGTATCTTAA
- the whiG gene encoding RNA polymerase sigma factor WhiG: protein MSRIMEKYNSRDEIELWKEYRVDKNPEIRSYIVEKYSPLVKHVAGRIAIGMPQNVEFDDLVSYGVFGLLDAIEKFDPSREIKFKTYAMTRIRGSIFDELRSVDWIPRSIRQKAKQLEQIIGMLENKEGKKVEDEEIAKELGISMEEYNSLLTKLSGTSLVSLNDIWFLGDENDEVSFMETLESPMNMNPDNIIEKEEIKNVIVEAIKTLPDKEKKVIVLYYYEDLTLKEIGEVLEVTESRISQLHTKAVSRLRSKLGKVKNAITKR from the coding sequence ATGTCTAGAATCATGGAAAAATACAACAGTAGGGATGAGATCGAACTCTGGAAAGAGTATCGTGTCGACAAGAATCCTGAAATACGAAGTTATATCGTAGAAAAATATTCCCCCCTTGTTAAGCACGTGGCGGGCAGAATCGCTATTGGAATGCCGCAAAATGTGGAATTCGATGACCTTGTCAGTTATGGAGTCTTTGGTTTACTAGACGCCATTGAAAAATTTGATCCAAGCAGAGAAATAAAATTCAAAACCTATGCGATGACAAGGATACGCGGAAGTATCTTTGATGAATTGAGATCTGTTGACTGGATTCCAAGATCCATTCGCCAAAAAGCGAAACAGCTTGAGCAGATCATTGGGATGCTTGAGAACAAAGAAGGCAAGAAAGTGGAAGATGAAGAGATCGCCAAGGAATTGGGAATCTCTATGGAAGAATACAACTCACTTCTTACAAAATTATCGGGAACTTCTCTAGTGTCACTGAACGACATATGGTTCTTAGGCGATGAGAATGATGAAGTTTCTTTTATGGAAACTTTGGAATCTCCGATGAATATGAATCCTGACAATATCATCGAGAAAGAAGAGATCAAGAATGTGATCGTTGAAGCAATCAAAACTCTTCCTGACAAAGAAAAGAAAGTCATTGTATTGTACTATTATGAAGATCTAACTTTAAAAGAAATTGGAGAAGTTTTGGAAGTAACAGAATCCAGAATATCCCAATTGCACACGAAGGCCGTTTCTAGATTGAGAAGTAAATTGGGCAAGGTTAAGAACGCCATCACCAAGAGGTAG